A genomic window from Flintibacter sp. KGMB00164 includes:
- a CDS encoding peptide chain release factor 3, which yields MSQYESEIKRRRTFAIISHPDAGKTTLTEKFLLYGGAIAQAGQVKGKKNTRAATSDWMEIEKQRGISVTSSVMQFQYEGFCINILDTPGHQDFSEDTYRTLMAADSAVMVIDAAKGVEAQTRKLFKVCAMRDIPIFTFINKMDREARDPFELCEELEKELGIDTYAMNWPIGCGKEFKGVYDRQNRKVIHFTSNTNAKAATATVIEPDDPALADLIGAAKRDQLVDEIDLLDGASCDFDLDRVRHGKLSPVFFGSALTNFGVEPFLEEFLRMTTAPLPRKAGDEIIDSFDEDFSAFVFKIQANMNKAHRDRIAFMRVVSGKFQADKEVYHVQGGKKIRLSRPQQLMAAEREIIEEAYAGDIIGVFDPGIFSIGDTLCSPSKKFKFDPIPTFAPEHFQRIRSIDTMKRKQFLKGVEQIAQEGAIQIFKTPYTGMEEVIVGVVGTLQFDVLEYRLRSEYNVELYKEGLPYEYLRWIVKEDEDAQPLKEEDLLLPNDAKLVEDYKGNQLLLFASQWSIQWVQDRNKNLKLAEFGGARF from the coding sequence ATGTCACAATACGAGTCTGAAATCAAGCGCAGAAGAACATTCGCTATCATTTCTCACCCTGACGCCGGTAAGACCACCCTCACCGAGAAGTTCCTCCTCTACGGCGGAGCCATCGCCCAGGCCGGCCAGGTCAAGGGCAAGAAGAACACCCGCGCCGCCACCTCCGACTGGATGGAGATCGAGAAGCAGCGCGGTATTTCCGTCACCTCTTCCGTGATGCAGTTCCAGTACGAGGGCTTCTGCATCAACATTCTGGACACCCCCGGCCACCAGGACTTCTCCGAGGACACCTACCGCACCCTCATGGCCGCTGACAGCGCCGTCATGGTCATCGACGCCGCCAAGGGCGTAGAGGCCCAGACCCGGAAACTCTTCAAGGTTTGCGCCATGCGGGATATCCCCATCTTCACCTTTATCAACAAGATGGACCGGGAGGCCCGGGACCCCTTTGAGCTGTGCGAGGAGCTGGAGAAGGAGCTGGGCATCGACACCTACGCCATGAACTGGCCCATCGGCTGCGGCAAGGAGTTCAAGGGCGTGTACGACCGCCAGAACCGGAAGGTCATCCACTTCACCTCCAACACCAACGCCAAGGCGGCCACCGCCACCGTCATCGAGCCCGACGACCCCGCCCTGGCCGACCTCATCGGCGCTGCCAAGCGGGACCAGCTGGTGGACGAAATTGACCTGCTGGACGGCGCCTCCTGCGACTTTGATCTGGACCGGGTGCGCCACGGCAAGCTGTCCCCCGTGTTCTTTGGCTCCGCCCTCACCAATTTTGGCGTGGAGCCCTTCCTGGAGGAGTTTCTCCGCATGACCACCGCGCCCCTGCCCCGGAAGGCGGGAGACGAGATCATCGACTCCTTTGACGAGGACTTCTCCGCCTTCGTCTTTAAGATCCAGGCCAACATGAACAAGGCCCACCGGGACCGCATCGCCTTTATGCGGGTGGTCTCCGGCAAGTTCCAGGCGGACAAGGAGGTCTACCACGTCCAGGGCGGCAAGAAGATCCGCCTGTCCCGGCCTCAGCAGCTGATGGCCGCCGAGCGTGAGATCATCGAGGAGGCCTACGCCGGCGACATCATCGGCGTGTTTGATCCCGGCATCTTCTCCATCGGCGACACTCTGTGCTCCCCCAGCAAGAAGTTCAAGTTCGACCCCATCCCCACCTTTGCTCCCGAGCACTTCCAGCGCATCCGCTCCATCGACACCATGAAGCGCAAGCAGTTCCTCAAGGGCGTGGAGCAGATCGCCCAGGAGGGCGCTATCCAGATCTTCAAGACCCCCTACACCGGCATGGAGGAGGTCATTGTGGGCGTGGTGGGCACCCTGCAGTTTGACGTGCTGGAGTACCGCCTGCGCAGCGAGTACAACGTGGAGCTGTACAAGGAAGGCCTGCCCTACGAGTACCTGCGTTGGATCGTCAAAGAGGACGAGGACGCCCAGCCCCTCAAGGAGGAGGACCTGCTGCTCCCCAACGACGCCAAGCTGGTGGAGGACTACAAGGGCAACCAGCTGCTGCTGTTCGCCTCCCAGTGGTCCATCCAGTGGGTGCAGGACCGGAACAAGAACCTGAAGCTGGCCGAGTTCGGCGGCGCGAGGTTTTAA
- the prfB gene encoding peptide chain release factor 2, translating to MLQFDEYKVKLNNLAPTLEKLGQALDLESAERELDMLQAESAADGFWNNLEKAQKVQQRIKTLQTKVDKHHKRKQHWDDLMALCEMGNEFEDESLVPELEEGYAALEEEMEEARLQTLLTGEYDSSNVILTIHPGAGGTEAQDWAQMLYRMYTRWTERHGFTYQIMDYQDGDEAGIKSATIMIEGENAYGYLRGEHGVHRLVRVSPFDANARRQTSFASVEVMPDLPEDVEVEIRPEDIEMQVYRASGAGGQHVNKTSSAVRLIHKPTGIVVASQQERSQFQNKDNCMKMLRAKLVELQMQEKAEKISDLKGVQLKIEWGSQIRSYVFMPYQLVKDNRTAYETSNIGAVMDGELDGFINAYLTAEATGNWAEK from the coding sequence ATGCTTCAATTCGACGAGTACAAAGTCAAGCTGAACAATCTGGCCCCCACCTTGGAGAAGCTGGGCCAGGCCCTGGACCTGGAGAGCGCCGAGCGGGAGCTGGATATGCTCCAGGCCGAGTCGGCCGCCGACGGATTCTGGAACAACCTGGAGAAGGCCCAGAAGGTGCAGCAGCGCATCAAGACCCTCCAGACCAAGGTGGACAAGCACCATAAGCGCAAGCAGCACTGGGACGACCTGATGGCCCTGTGCGAGATGGGCAACGAGTTTGAGGACGAGTCTCTGGTCCCCGAGCTGGAGGAGGGCTATGCCGCCCTGGAAGAGGAGATGGAGGAGGCCCGGCTGCAGACCCTGCTCACCGGCGAGTACGACAGCTCCAACGTCATCCTGACCATCCACCCCGGCGCCGGCGGCACCGAGGCCCAGGACTGGGCCCAGATGCTCTACCGCATGTACACCCGCTGGACCGAGCGCCACGGCTTTACCTACCAGATCATGGACTACCAGGACGGCGACGAGGCGGGCATCAAGTCGGCCACCATTATGATCGAGGGCGAGAACGCCTACGGCTACCTGCGGGGTGAGCACGGCGTGCACCGTCTGGTGCGCGTGTCTCCCTTTGACGCCAACGCCCGCCGCCAGACCTCCTTTGCTTCCGTGGAGGTCATGCCCGACCTGCCCGAGGACGTGGAGGTGGAGATCCGCCCTGAGGACATCGAGATGCAGGTCTACCGCGCCAGCGGCGCCGGCGGCCAGCACGTTAACAAGACCTCCTCCGCCGTGCGTCTCATTCACAAGCCCACCGGCATCGTGGTGGCCTCCCAGCAGGAGCGCTCCCAGTTCCAGAACAAGGACAACTGTATGAAGATGCTGCGTGCCAAGCTGGTGGAACTGCAGATGCAGGAGAAGGCGGAGAAGATCTCCGACCTGAAGGGCGTGCAGCTGAAGATCGAGTGGGGCAGCCAGATCCGCTCCTACGTCTTCATGCCCTATCAGCTGGTGAAGGACAACCGCACCGCCTACGAAACCAGCAACATCGGCGCCGTGATGGACGGTGAGCTGGACGGCTTCATCAACGCCTATCTCACCGCCGAGGCCACCGGAAACTGGGCGGAAAAATAA
- a CDS encoding VOC family protein: MSKNNILFGCGIHHIALRASDLERSIRFYTQALGFQVIARWLEGPETIAMLDTGNGSILEIFHGGDAGDHNWDKTAGAMFHLAFGVDDVEMAFRRALEHGAACKISPQDVDLPAQPQALHVHNAFVYGPDGEVLEFFRLRE, from the coding sequence ATGTCAAAAAACAACATTTTATTTGGATGTGGAATTCATCACATCGCTCTGCGGGCCTCAGATTTGGAGCGTTCCATCCGTTTCTACACCCAGGCTCTGGGATTCCAGGTCATAGCCCGCTGGCTGGAGGGACCGGAGACCATTGCCATGCTGGATACGGGAAACGGGTCCATTCTGGAGATCTTTCACGGCGGAGACGCAGGGGATCACAACTGGGATAAAACAGCGGGGGCCATGTTTCATCTGGCCTTTGGGGTTGACGATGTGGAGATGGCTTTCCGCCGGGCATTAGAGCACGGCGCTGCATGCAAAATTTCTCCTCAGGATGTAGATCTTCCTGCCCAGCCTCAGGCACTTCACGTACACAACGCCTTTGTCTACGGCCCGGATGGAGAGGTGCTGGAATTCTTCCGGTTGCGGGAATGA
- a CDS encoding ATP-binding protein, producing the protein MREKKRSRPEMRPVMLGTAVVLVLFLAGLLYLGVATWLQYKNSIIDKQKEQMLLTTQAISENLEQYIQEAQADLESLSLAAEKLDDPDLAAGAREQLKTYADSHEGAVYDVVVLGNDGQITFRIRDSQVAQVFGSTTQEGQQVAQVQMEDKTLCLMLGGQLSQGGRLCLLIDLGNYYEKQIAQLHVGTNGYVLVKNSDGVILMHPEDSQLGINVISGREELYPGVDLTSLNQLVEAQNQGGEGVMEYESYWWMDPDLPMVRKVAAWSPVHVGDDFLVVSAVMDYSDMYAPVAQGFIRLALVFLALTVCVTAMVLYLGKLMLDRQRSQAEISDLREINQALEELHRSEQAIAHQQRLQIMGTMTGGIAHEFNNLLTPILGHAELMLLDLPEDSELYDSAQEIAQAAGHCKEIIQQLSALSRKNVETVYKRLDAGEAFGRVMKMVRSICPDNVELDIDLDFGGAAFLGNETQLSQVLLNIVVNAVHAIGQKEGHIAITGRALGKEELEERGLTPPSRLWERYLCLDIRDDGCGMSSATLAQIFDPFFTTKKAGQGTGLGLSLADQIVRSHKGSITAESQVGQGSVFHILLPVAQAESIPSPALDGEQPTILLVGSSAKVLQMLSDSFRVMDVPVETARDWDEAAAVLERGAVDVLAADGGLEEERALDFCLSFQGKYPRLMKLLLVERPTREVLEAKNRGLIQGWLEKPVSAQAILEEAHRLRGEQAAGATTL; encoded by the coding sequence ATGAGAGAGAAGAAGCGCAGCCGTCCGGAGATGCGGCCGGTAATGCTGGGTACCGCGGTGGTACTGGTGCTGTTTCTGGCCGGACTGCTGTACCTGGGCGTGGCCACCTGGCTGCAATACAAAAACAGCATCATCGACAAGCAGAAGGAGCAGATGCTGCTTACCACCCAGGCCATCAGTGAGAACCTGGAGCAGTATATCCAGGAGGCCCAGGCGGATTTGGAGAGCCTTTCCCTTGCGGCGGAGAAGCTGGATGACCCCGACCTGGCCGCGGGAGCCAGAGAGCAGCTGAAGACCTATGCGGACAGCCATGAGGGAGCAGTATATGATGTGGTAGTGCTGGGGAATGATGGCCAGATCACCTTCCGCATCCGGGACAGCCAGGTAGCCCAGGTGTTTGGTTCCACCACCCAGGAGGGCCAGCAGGTGGCCCAGGTGCAGATGGAGGATAAAACGTTGTGCCTGATGCTGGGAGGCCAGCTGTCCCAAGGCGGTCGGCTGTGCCTGCTGATCGACCTGGGGAACTACTATGAAAAGCAGATCGCCCAGCTCCATGTGGGCACCAACGGCTATGTGCTGGTGAAAAACTCGGACGGTGTGATCCTCATGCACCCGGAGGACAGCCAGCTGGGCATCAATGTCATCTCCGGTCGAGAGGAGCTCTACCCCGGTGTGGACCTCACCAGCCTCAACCAGCTGGTGGAAGCCCAGAACCAGGGGGGCGAGGGGGTCATGGAGTACGAGTCCTACTGGTGGATGGACCCCGACCTGCCCATGGTGCGCAAGGTGGCCGCCTGGTCGCCGGTGCATGTGGGGGACGACTTCCTGGTGGTCAGCGCGGTGATGGATTACAGCGACATGTACGCCCCGGTGGCCCAGGGCTTTATCCGCCTGGCCCTGGTGTTTCTGGCTTTGACGGTGTGCGTCACCGCCATGGTCCTCTATTTGGGCAAGCTGATGCTGGACCGGCAGCGCAGCCAGGCGGAGATTTCCGACCTGCGGGAGATCAATCAGGCCCTGGAGGAGCTGCACCGCAGCGAACAGGCCATTGCTCACCAGCAGCGCCTTCAGATCATGGGCACCATGACCGGAGGCATCGCCCATGAGTTCAACAACCTGCTCACCCCTATTTTGGGCCACGCGGAGCTGATGCTATTGGACCTGCCCGAGGACTCCGAGCTTTACGACAGCGCCCAGGAGATCGCCCAGGCCGCCGGACACTGTAAGGAGATCATCCAGCAGCTGTCCGCCCTGAGCCGAAAGAATGTGGAGACCGTCTACAAGCGCCTGGACGCCGGGGAGGCCTTTGGCCGGGTGATGAAGATGGTACGCTCCATCTGTCCGGACAACGTGGAGTTGGACATCGACCTGGACTTTGGCGGGGCGGCGTTCCTGGGCAATGAGACTCAGCTGAGCCAGGTGCTGCTCAATATAGTGGTCAACGCCGTCCATGCCATTGGACAAAAAGAGGGACATATCGCCATCACCGGACGGGCCTTGGGCAAGGAGGAACTGGAGGAGCGGGGGCTGACACCCCCCTCCCGGCTGTGGGAGCGGTATCTGTGCCTGGATATCCGGGACGACGGCTGCGGCATGAGCAGCGCCACCCTCGCCCAAATCTTCGACCCCTTCTTTACCACAAAAAAGGCGGGACAGGGCACCGGACTGGGTCTGTCTCTGGCTGACCAGATCGTCCGCTCCCACAAGGGCAGTATCACCGCTGAGAGCCAGGTGGGCCAGGGCAGCGTCTTCCACATCCTGCTGCCGGTGGCCCAGGCGGAGAGCATCCCCTCCCCCGCTCTGGACGGGGAGCAGCCCACCATCCTGCTGGTGGGGAGCAGCGCCAAGGTGCTCCAAATGCTCTCCGACAGTTTTCGGGTCATGGATGTTCCGGTGGAAACTGCCCGGGACTGGGACGAGGCCGCCGCTGTGCTGGAGCGGGGCGCAGTAGACGTGCTGGCGGCAGACGGCGGCCTGGAGGAGGAGCGGGCTCTGGACTTCTGCCTGTCTTTCCAGGGTAAGTACCCCCGGCTGATGAAGCTCTTGCTGGTGGAGCGTCCCACCCGGGAGGTGCTGGAGGCCAAAAACCGGGGACTCATTCAGGGCTGGCTGGAAAAGCCGGTGTCGGCGCAGGCCATTCTGGAGGAGGCGCACAGGCTCCGGGGGGAGCAGGCAGCCGGCGCAACCACACTTTAA
- a CDS encoding Dabb family protein: protein MIRHIVFFSMKSKALDQDGLTNAHTMAEHFRRISKEIPGVCSVELGLNYNSEERFYEMALNQVFESKQALEDYTNDPRHIEVRDFVRQVIDHRIVVDYDMDCPA from the coding sequence ATGATCCGTCACATTGTATTCTTTTCCATGAAGTCCAAGGCTCTTGATCAGGATGGCCTGACCAATGCCCATACCATGGCGGAGCACTTCCGCCGCATCAGCAAGGAAATTCCCGGCGTGTGCAGCGTGGAGCTGGGGCTCAACTACAACAGCGAGGAGCGCTTTTATGAGATGGCCCTTAACCAGGTCTTTGAAAGCAAGCAGGCTCTGGAGGACTATACCAACGATCCCCGCCACATTGAAGTACGGGACTTTGTCCGTCAGGTGATCGACCACCGCATTGTGGTGGATTACGATATGGATTGTCCCGCCTGA
- a CDS encoding response regulator transcription factor, producing the protein MADQVLIVDDDPAICKLLEKVMRSNDMDSQAVGSGEQALQALETRTFDIILLDVNLGDMEGFEVLRRLRERGIKTPVIIISGRNEDYDSLYGLSLGADDYVTKPFRPVVLGAKVKALLRRSREFSSAASQQLRCGPFRYDGATMRFFKGEEVLDLSSREGALLLLFLQHPNQVFTKDMLYERVWGTAVAVDDNAIMVYINRLRGKIEPDRQHPIHIRTVRGLGYRFVP; encoded by the coding sequence ATGGCGGATCAGGTGCTCATTGTGGACGACGACCCGGCCATCTGCAAACTGCTGGAAAAGGTGATGCGCAGCAACGACATGGACTCCCAGGCGGTAGGCAGCGGGGAACAGGCTCTCCAGGCCCTGGAGACGCGCACCTTTGACATCATTCTGCTGGACGTAAATCTGGGGGATATGGAGGGCTTTGAGGTGCTGCGCCGGCTGCGGGAGCGGGGAATCAAGACCCCGGTCATCATCATCAGTGGCCGCAACGAGGACTACGACTCCCTCTACGGCCTGTCCCTGGGGGCAGACGACTATGTCACAAAGCCCTTCCGCCCGGTGGTGCTGGGAGCCAAGGTGAAGGCTCTGCTGCGGCGCAGCCGGGAATTTTCCTCTGCCGCTTCCCAGCAGCTGCGCTGCGGCCCCTTCCGCTATGACGGCGCCACCATGCGCTTTTTCAAGGGGGAGGAGGTATTGGACCTGTCCTCCCGGGAGGGCGCCCTGCTGCTTTTGTTCCTCCAGCACCCCAACCAGGTATTCACCAAGGACATGCTCTACGAGCGGGTGTGGGGCACGGCGGTGGCGGTGGACGACAACGCCATCATGGTCTACATCAACCGCCTGCGGGGCAAGATCGAGCCCGACCGCCAGCATCCTATCCACATCCGCACGGTGCGGGGACTGGGCTACCGCTTTGTGCCCTGA
- the rsxC gene encoding electron transport complex subunit RsxC, producing the protein MRTRFLGGVHPTSHKESTRRKPIVPLEEPPKEVVIPLVMCAEGGAEPVVKKGDLVTVGQVIAKPTGDGVYVHASVSGRVKAIEPRPHPWGGKWDAVVIENDFKNTPYPDMPLPMDWERMNREEALQRICQAGITSLGGGASPTHLRIRQAVGKTEVLIVNAAECEPYLTADHRLLLEKGDQILQGVQMLSRLVRAEKAILVVAGDKLNAVEFLERRLRRKKREVELVTIQTRYPLGMEKQLIRAVTGREVSPGQSALDVGCAVFNVATVYAIRHALLTGEPLTHRAVTVSGGAVARPRNLWVPIGTPLRCLLQAAGGLREEAAITLTGGPMNGMIQENLDAPVVKNTNALLCLTAQEHNVNQPEMVCVKCGHCVSACPMDLNPVLVYRAMRLGEKELLDNLHLEDCMDCGCCSYICPSHIPLMDLMRQAKKEGASHD; encoded by the coding sequence ATGAGAACTCGATTTTTAGGCGGGGTACACCCCACCTCCCATAAGGAAAGCACCCGGCGCAAGCCCATCGTGCCCCTGGAGGAGCCGCCCAAAGAGGTGGTCATCCCTCTGGTGATGTGCGCGGAGGGCGGCGCGGAGCCGGTGGTGAAAAAGGGCGATCTGGTCACCGTGGGCCAGGTCATCGCCAAGCCCACCGGCGACGGGGTATATGTCCACGCCAGCGTGTCCGGGCGGGTGAAGGCCATTGAGCCCCGTCCCCACCCCTGGGGAGGCAAGTGGGACGCGGTGGTCATTGAAAATGACTTCAAGAACACCCCCTATCCCGACATGCCCCTGCCCATGGACTGGGAGCGGATGAACCGGGAGGAGGCCCTCCAGCGCATCTGCCAGGCGGGCATCACCAGCCTGGGCGGCGGCGCCAGCCCCACCCACCTGCGCATCCGCCAGGCGGTGGGCAAGACGGAGGTCCTCATTGTCAACGCCGCCGAGTGCGAGCCCTACCTCACCGCCGACCACCGCCTGCTGCTGGAGAAGGGCGACCAGATCCTCCAGGGCGTGCAGATGCTCAGCCGCCTGGTGCGGGCAGAGAAGGCCATCCTGGTGGTGGCGGGAGACAAGCTCAACGCCGTGGAATTTCTGGAGCGCCGCCTGCGCCGGAAAAAGCGGGAGGTGGAACTGGTCACCATCCAGACCCGCTACCCCTTAGGGATGGAAAAGCAGCTCATCCGCGCCGTCACCGGCCGGGAGGTGTCTCCCGGTCAGTCTGCCCTGGATGTGGGCTGCGCGGTCTTTAACGTAGCCACCGTGTACGCCATCCGCCACGCCCTGCTCACCGGTGAGCCTCTGACCCACCGGGCGGTGACCGTCAGCGGCGGCGCGGTGGCCCGGCCCCGGAACCTGTGGGTGCCCATCGGCACCCCGCTGCGCTGCCTGCTCCAGGCGGCGGGCGGCCTGCGGGAGGAGGCGGCCATCACTCTTACCGGCGGCCCCATGAACGGCATGATCCAGGAGAACCTGGACGCGCCGGTGGTGAAGAACACCAACGCCCTGCTGTGCCTCACGGCCCAGGAACACAACGTCAACCAGCCGGAGATGGTGTGCGTCAAGTGCGGCCACTGCGTCTCCGCCTGTCCTATGGACTTAAACCCCGTTCTGGTCTACCGGGCCATGCGCCTGGGGGAGAAGGAGCTGCTGGACAACCTGCACCTGGAGGACTGTATGGACTGCGGGTGCTGCTCCTACATCTGCCCCTCCCACATTCCCCTGATGGACCTGATGCGCCAGGCCAAGAAAGAAGGTGCATCCCATGACTGA
- a CDS encoding Cof-type HAD-IIB family hydrolase, translated as MAPKLILADLDGTLLDEEKHLTPRSRAALERSAASGAQVVIATGRFFGGVPDFLKELPFLRYFILMNGAKVYDRETDTVLYRAEIPLDTAQAVYRLLEGLGCTVDCYQNDRGIMPRKFLDHLEHYIPDPVVRMIIGPNRLPVDDLPAAMAQGGDTVQKMQSFFPDLELRPQAMKLLSEQFPQLIQSISLPTNLELNAPGATKGDALEALCRHLGLDLLEAAAFGDGTNDLTMIQKAGVGVAMANAAPDVLQRADLVAPSNREDGVAQILEQWFPG; from the coding sequence ATGGCGCCCAAGCTCATTCTCGCCGACCTGGACGGCACCCTGCTCGACGAGGAAAAGCATCTCACCCCCCGCAGCCGCGCCGCCCTGGAGCGCTCCGCTGCGTCCGGCGCCCAGGTGGTCATCGCCACCGGCCGCTTTTTCGGGGGCGTGCCCGACTTTTTGAAGGAACTGCCCTTCCTGCGCTATTTCATTTTGATGAACGGGGCCAAGGTGTATGACCGGGAAACCGACACGGTTCTCTACCGGGCCGAAATCCCCCTGGACACCGCTCAGGCGGTCTACCGCCTGCTGGAGGGTCTGGGCTGCACCGTGGACTGCTACCAGAACGACCGGGGGATCATGCCCCGAAAGTTCCTGGACCACCTGGAGCACTATATCCCCGACCCGGTGGTGCGCATGATCATCGGTCCCAACCGCCTGCCGGTGGACGATCTGCCCGCCGCCATGGCCCAGGGCGGCGACACGGTGCAGAAGATGCAGTCCTTTTTCCCCGACCTGGAGCTGCGGCCCCAGGCCATGAAGCTCCTCTCGGAGCAGTTCCCCCAGCTCATCCAGTCCATCTCCCTGCCCACCAATCTGGAGCTCAACGCACCCGGAGCCACCAAGGGGGACGCGCTGGAGGCCCTGTGCCGCCATCTGGGACTGGACCTGCTGGAGGCCGCGGCCTTTGGCGACGGCACCAACGACCTGACCATGATCCAGAAGGCCGGAGTGGGCGTGGCCATGGCCAACGCCGCCCCAGACGTGCTCCAGCGGGCCGACCTCGTCGCCCCCTCCAACCGGGAGGACGGCGTGGCCCAGATCCTGGAGCAGTGGTTCCCCGGGTAA
- a CDS encoding carbonic anhydrase yields MLSEILDFNREFVARKDYLPYQTTKYPDRKLAILTCMDTRLTHLLPAALGLRNGEVKMIKNAGGVVLAPYGGVVRSLLVAVLELGVEEILVIGHTDCGVCGMRPEVIRQHLLARGIAPEILSEIDEAGEVDLDAWFTGFSGEEQAVRDSVAMLRAHPLMPRDVAIHGLIIDSSTGALRVLEQDGQKT; encoded by the coding sequence ATGCTCAGTGAAATTTTAGACTTTAACCGGGAATTTGTGGCCCGAAAGGACTACCTCCCCTACCAGACCACCAAATATCCCGACCGGAAGCTGGCCATCCTCACCTGTATGGATACCCGACTCACCCACCTGCTGCCTGCTGCCCTGGGGCTGAGAAACGGGGAGGTCAAGATGATCAAAAATGCCGGGGGCGTGGTGCTGGCGCCCTACGGCGGCGTGGTGCGCAGCCTGCTGGTGGCGGTGCTGGAGCTGGGCGTGGAGGAGATCCTGGTGATCGGCCACACCGACTGCGGCGTGTGCGGCATGCGCCCCGAGGTGATCCGGCAGCACCTGCTGGCCCGGGGTATTGCGCCGGAGATCCTCTCGGAGATCGATGAGGCGGGAGAGGTGGATCTGGACGCCTGGTTCACCGGTTTTTCCGGAGAGGAGCAGGCGGTGCGGGACAGTGTGGCGATGCTCCGTGCCCATCCCCTCATGCCTCGGGATGTGGCCATCCACGGCCTGATCATCGATTCGTCCACAGGTGCGCTGCGCGTGCTGGAGCAGGACGGCCAGAAAACGTAA
- a CDS encoding citrate:proton symporter, translating to MNETMLALLGFATVIAIIVLLLRNVTVPALAFVGVSTVTTAILVLTGTFTIKEMGDFIAAGVADVHSTAALFIFSVLFFGIMNDVGLFDRIINALMKKVGTNVVGVAVMTCIIAMIGHLDGGGASTFLITIPAMLPVYKRLKMRPTTLLLICVTAMGVMNLLPWGGPTMRSASVLGIEANDLWIQLMPMQAVGIVIALVTAFVWGNIEKRRGAGVNSTLVIDYGDSDDTGVSQEQKNELARPQFFWVNLILTLVVILALVFVKIPSYCTFMIGCVIALFVNYPGAKMQNKIIKSHSSAGLMMASTILAAGVFLGVLEQSGIMNHMANVLASFIPTSMGRFLPIIIGVLSVPLTLLFCTDSYFYGLLPVLISVGDAFGVDPAHTAIAMVVCRNCATFISPVVPATFLGVGLAGVEIKDHIKNSFFWIWGVSICCLISGLLLGVIVL from the coding sequence ATGAATGAAACCATGCTGGCGCTGTTGGGCTTTGCTACCGTCATCGCCATCATCGTCCTGCTGCTGCGGAACGTCACCGTACCGGCTCTGGCCTTTGTAGGCGTATCCACCGTGACTACCGCGATTCTGGTACTTACCGGAACCTTTACCATCAAAGAGATGGGCGACTTTATTGCCGCAGGCGTCGCTGACGTCCACTCCACGGCTGCCCTGTTCATCTTCTCGGTGCTGTTTTTCGGCATCATGAATGATGTGGGCCTGTTTGACCGGATCATCAATGCCCTGATGAAGAAGGTAGGCACCAATGTGGTAGGCGTGGCCGTGATGACCTGTATCATTGCCATGATCGGCCACCTGGACGGCGGCGGAGCCTCCACCTTCCTGATCACCATCCCCGCCATGCTTCCCGTGTACAAGCGGCTGAAGATGCGCCCCACCACCCTGCTGCTCATCTGCGTGACCGCCATGGGCGTGATGAACCTGCTGCCCTGGGGCGGCCCCACCATGCGCTCCGCCTCCGTGCTGGGCATTGAGGCCAATGACCTGTGGATCCAGCTGATGCCCATGCAGGCGGTTGGTATCGTCATCGCTCTTGTGACCGCTTTTGTCTGGGGCAACATTGAAAAGCGCCGGGGCGCCGGTGTCAACAGCACTCTGGTCATTGACTACGGCGACAGCGACGATACCGGTGTCAGCCAGGAGCAGAAAAACGAGCTGGCCCGTCCCCAGTTCTTCTGGGTCAACCTGATCCTGACCCTGGTGGTCATTCTGGCCCTGGTGTTTGTCAAGATCCCCTCCTACTGCACCTTTATGATCGGCTGCGTCATCGCCCTGTTTGTCAACTACCCCGGCGCCAAGATGCAGAATAAGATCATCAAGTCCCATTCTTCCGCCGGTCTGATGATGGCCTCCACCATTCTGGCCGCCGGTGTGTTCCTGGGCGTGCTGGAGCAGAGCGGCATCATGAACCACATGGCCAATGTGCTGGCCTCCTTCATCCCCACCTCCATGGGCCGCTTCCTGCCCATCATCATCGGCGTGCTGTCCGTGCCCCTCACCCTGCTGTTCTGCACCGACTCCTACTTCTACGGCCTGCTGCCCGTGCTCATCAGCGTGGGCGATGCCTTCGGTGTGGATCCCGCTCATACAGCCATCGCCATGGTGGTCTGCCGCAACTGCGCCACCTTCATCAGCCCCGTGGTGCCTGCCACCTTCCTGGGCGTCGGCCTGGCCGGTGTGGAGATCAAGGACCACATCAAAAACAGCTTCTTCTGGATCTGGGGCGTGAGCATCTGCTGCCTCATCTCCGGTCTCCTTTTGGGCGTTATCGTCCTGTAA